The Bdellovibrio bacteriovorus W nucleotide sequence CTGTATTACCGTAACCACTTGTAACAGCAAACTTCTTGCCTTTTAAATCGGATAGCTTTTTCCATACAAGGGGTTTTTTACGGTTCTCTAAAAAGACCAGAGGCGAAGAAAAGAGCGGAGCCGAAAGTTCAAAGCCTTCAAGAAGCTCTTCTCTCCAAGCAGGATAATAACCGACAAAGTTTTGCTTATCTGCGACTTTGCGGGCCTTCACAAAGGGATAAAAAGCGTACTCTACCGTGATGTTTTCACTCTTAAGAACTTTGCGCAGCGCTGCTCCTGCAGCTCCATTTCCTGGGCACTTTGAACAGATAAAAGGCGGCCATTCCAGAGTCGCGATAAGCCATCGCTCCCCTTTTGCCTGTGCTTGGGGCGAAAGCAAGATAGAGAATAAAAGTAGAAATGCTAAAACGTACCGAGAGTTTTTTGGAGCTACCATAATTAAAATTTTAAAGACTTTTACTGACAAGACAAGGATTTAGGATCGCATACCTTTTATGTAATCCTTCTGTCTCGACTAACTATTTCTAATTTACCTACCAATGCTTCCCTACAACATCCACCCACTGTCTGTTTTTTTGACCATGTTAAACATTTTTCAAAAGATCACCGCTCCTTATATTTTCATCCGTCATTCGTGATAAAACCGCATTATGAAATCTCTGGCACTCCTTCTTATTCTTTTAACAAGCTCTCTGTCTGCAATGGCTGCAAAGCCCCTCTGCTATCAACAAGAGATTCACCCACACACCGGTAAAGTCTTTCAGTCCCAGCAAGAGTATGAAGGTTTCTTAGCCGATTGGAGTCGTCAAGAACCGCCTCCTGCCAATCCATTTTCTCTAATGAAGGCCTATGGAATCTATAACCGTGAAAAGGCCGTCTCTCTAAGCCTTGGCAACGATAAAACAGCCCATTGTTATTTAGGCTGCCGCATCTCTATGGATGTGAATCTGAAGACCGCCATCTACGTTGGCTGGCTGAAAGAACAAAGAGATATTACAGATTGCAACCGTTCGTCTCGCTTTGAGACAGCCGACTACAATGCCACAGTCCATGGCGCCGAGATGGGAACTTCACTGCGATCCGCAGAAGAGTGCCAAAGAGCGTGCAAACAGACCTATTAAAAAGCGCCCCTTTTTTTCAAAGGTACGCCAAAAAGTGGCACCTGTTATTTAACTAACTCTCAAATCTATTTATTTTGAATAGACCACCAAATAGTTGCGCACAGAACTTGTATTAAACCTCTTTAAGGATCTTCTCAAAACTTGGGAAGACCAGGATCTGTATTGCCTTAGAACACATTTAAGGCCCTCCAGATCTATATATATGGGGAATATAATGAAGTTGTGGTTCGCAATGGCTATTCTGACTCTTTCTCACCTAGGGCTTGCTCAAGCTCAAGAGTCTTCCGTTGTGACAAACGTCTCTGCAACTCGCCCCTCTGCAAAAAGGTTTTCTTCAGAGTGGCGCCTTAGCCTTGCGGGAAGAGATCTTCAAGACGAGCAAAGCCAAGCTAAAGTCGTTGATATGAGAGCGGAATTTAAGGCCAAGTACTTTCTGCACAACTCATTACTCTTAGATCTTCAACCTGCGGTTCGTCTACAAACTGGACAAACTCAATCCATTGACGGGGCGGATCGCCCAGAGAACAGACTGATTCTTAATCAAGCGGCAGCTCACTTTGCCCTCTTACCTCAAGTAAAACTCTCAGCGGGAGCTCTGAACCAGCGCCATGCCCATACGACACTATTGATGGACTCTATTGCATTCCCGGCGGCTCGCGCGGAAATTTTCACACGCCAAACGAATCTACGTGCTTCTATTTTAGGCGAGGTCGCAATCCCAACGACAACTTCTTTCAGTACGAATACGAAAGAACTTGAAGAAACTCCACAACTCTCTAGCGTGACAGCGAAACTGCAATGGCAAAAAGACCGTGATTTCTATTTTAAGTCACACGTTGGAGTTTTTAAATTTACAAATCTTCCGTCTGCTGTTGCTAAAGAGTCTCGTCTATTAGGAAATGAAGTCGAAAAAATCTCCGATGCTCACTATCGCTTCCTCTATGAATACTCTGGCTATCAGGCAGGCCTTGAAACAAAAATCAAAATGTCTTGGTTAAAGTGGACGCTCGGCGCAGAGTTCGTGCAGAATCAAGAAGCTCCTGAAGAGTTTGGTAAAGCCTATCGTGGCTACACTAATATCGAACTTCCTTTAAGCAATGATAAAGAAATTCTCTTTGGTGGATCTTATTTTTCAGTCGCTCCAGAGGCGGCAGTGAGCTATTTCAATGCCGGCGGTTTTGAGACAAATCGCAATGGTTACTCTGCTGAAACAGCTCTTCATTTTAATAAAGAAGGTTTCAATATTGGGGTTCGCTATACAGAAGCTGAAGTGATGTTCAGCAATGCTATTCAATCCCGCGAAAGAATGTGGTTTATAAAGTTGGAGACGGCCTATGCTGAAATTTAATCCGCAGTCTCAAATTCTTTCTATCTTATTCCTGCCAATTCTGGTGCTTACTGGTTGTACGCTTCCGGAACCACAGGAGAAACCGTCCCTAGCAGTTGCTAATATTCAAAGAAATGCAAGTTTCACGGCTCAATCTATGGCCGATCGCTCAAAGGCCCTTGAGACTATCGCTGAAGGTAACTTTAAACTTCCTTCTTCTAAAGTCTTTAACCTCCAAGCTTGTTTAAAAGATGTAGCCTATGATCGTCCGATCGTGGGTCATGATTTCTTAGTACGCACTGAAAACGGCAGTATTAAAACCACTTCCGATAAATTAGGTTGCATCACTTGGTCTGAAAAAATTCATTATAACTTTTTAGCAGAATCTCAATACATCCGCATTGAAAGAGAGATTCAAGGTTTAGGTTTACACAAAGGTGTTCAAGCCGTGGCCTTTGCGATCAACCCATGGTCTCACGGTGAAAACCTAGCTCCTGTTTTAAACCCAGAAGATGGTAATACAATTCCTCGCATGATCACCGAGAGCAAAACTGCAGGTCTTGCACTTCAGGGCCTGAGCGCCGATTCTCAACAAGTAAAACGCGGTCTTTGGGTTGATGACGGTCGCTTCTTCGTCACAGAACAGAAGATGACAACAGATGGCGTTTCATTGTTAGTGGAACTTCGCCCAAATCCATCTATTCAATTAACCAAAATGAATGGTGAAATGTTCTTGCGCCCTTTGACTTCAGGAAAGTTTAAAGCTCGCATGAAGCTCATCCACGTTTACCAATATAACAATCAAGAAATCCGTCGCTTGTTAGCAGAGACTGCTGAGTTAAATATCAAAATGGAAAACGCAAGCTTGGCGATTAAAGCTCCCGTCCTTGTCCCAGCTCTGCCAACACGTGGTCAAATTGTTCTAGGTCTAGAGTTAGAGCCTCAAGATGGCCCTGCCGGTCTTTCAAAATTTGAAGGTATCTATTTACTGGGAGACTATGACCAACTCAAAGGCGCATCTTTCTTAAAGCTCAATACAGTGGTTTCAGAAACTAAAGACTTTAAGCTCTCTAATTTCATCAATGCTCAACTTACCGAAACACACAAAAACAGTGAAACAGGCAGTGTCGACGAAGAAACTTATCAAAAACCAAAAGTTGAAGTGGCTCAACTAGAGTTCCGTTTTGTTCGCGTCGGTGAAGAATCAACCAGCACTCGCCAAGTCGTGTATAACATTCGTGCCTGCGTTCGCAGTGGCTTAGATCAAAAGCTGACTCGTTCTCATTCATTCACAGTGACGAAGTTCAAACAATCAGCAAATGACGAGTCTAAAACTGTAACGATCAAAACTGACAATAACTCTTGCCTGAACTGGGATGAAAGCATCACGTTTAAATACTTTGATTGCCAACGCTACCTCAAAGGTTTTGTAGAAATTCAAAACGAAAACCTTGGAATGAAAGAAAAATTAGAGATCATCGTCAATCCTTGGGAAGCCCAAGGGGTGCTCGCTCGTGATATGCGCTATGTGGATCGCACAGAGAAGTTGATCTTGAATTGCTCCAAAGAAGACCGTCCAAAAACACAACTATTAATGGATGGATTTAACTACAATACAGTCTCTTACGACTACAGCATTGATCGCTATATGAATCTTCAAGTCACAAAAAAGATTCAAATGCGCATCGAACCACGCATTCTTATCTACTCAAGCCTTTCAGGTGGCCGTGGTGATATTGAAAGACTTCGTGACGGTATCTACTTACTAAGAACAGCAGTTGTGCAAAATCGTGATTACGATACTCGCAACACTTATGTTACATCTGCCGATCGCCTCGTGAACGTGATGAACGGTCAAGTCAACACTGAGATCACATATCAAGTGAGCGATCTTAAAGCTCTGGGCAATCGCAACACGATGATTGTTGAGCTCTATCCAGTTCACGAAAACAAAGTCGAATTCCGCGATGGTCAAATTCTTGCCAAAGACAAGTCTTCAACGCTTGAAGACCTCATTGACAATGAAACGGGCCTAGAGACTCCTTCATACACTGGCCCTATCACACTGAATACAGACGAGGCTTCGCGTCCACTAAGAATTCTTGATGCTAGCTCTGTGACTCAGTTCTTCATTGATGGCAAAGGTCCTAATAACACGGCTGAGAAAAACATCATCCAAAGCATCGTTGATGCAGGAAAAAATGTTCGTCAGCAAGTTGCTAAAAACATTCATTCACAAACTCAAAAGAACTGGTTATCACAAACTCAAAACCTTGAGATCGTGAATCTAACAGAGCTGCAAGAAGAAAACTCTCTGACGCAAAAACTTACGGGCGAGTCTCGCTTAGCAAAACACTTACGTATACACAAGAGTGATCTAAAAGGTTTACTCAATGGATCTGAGCTAGCACCTGCAATGGCACAGAAGCTATGTGCCTTCTGGAGTAGCGACTATATGCCGACTCTTAAAAAAGAAAAAGGCGGCGGCCTTGCAAACATGTCTAACACTCTTGGATTTGATTGCTACTCGGCTGTTCGCAAAAATCCATCAGCCTTCTTCCAATTTGAAAAGCAAACTCTAGTAAAAGATGTTGCAGGCTCTAGACTTTTAAAAGGTTTCAATCAGGGACTTACTGTGGGCAATAGCTTCTCACTGAGTTTCAATCACTCAACAACACAGTCACGTTCAGCCAGCGTGGGAGTTAAGGCCGGCCTCTCTAAGAAGTTCCTAGATCTTTTCTCAGTAGGGTTAGATGTAGGTTATACAATGTCATGGGCAACAGCGGATTCTCAAAGTGCTGGAAACTCAATGTCGGTTTCAAGTAACACGTCCATGGTTGTTCAACACAATATGTTCCAAGTCCGTTTGAAAAGATACGAACAGTGTGCAATCGTCAGACTCAACCCAAGTCTTTTCATCAAAGACTCAAAAACTTGGTTTGCTCGCAGAGATTACATCTCTACCCTTAACCATAGACTGACTGAAGATGAAAAAGCAGAAGTTGCCACTCGCGGCCTGATGATCTGTGAAGGACAAGACCGTACTGAAGAAAAAGACGTTGTAGAAAACTACTACCTTGTCGTACAGGAATCGAGCTCAAGCCAATTCCAAGACAATGGTGATGCGCGCAATCGTAACTTCTTCGTTGCGCTACGCTCGAAGCAGGCCTTTGACCGTTTCGTTTTAGCGACCAAAGGAAGCCCGACACCACAATCAGCCTCGAAGGCTGAAGACAATCAAGCAGAGACGACAAACAGAATGGAAGAACTCTTTAAGTTAGGTTCTCCAGCAACTCCGGGCATCTTTTTGAATTAATTCTTAATTCCAAGGTGCTTGGCTAAAAATTCAAGGCTTCTCACCCCAAACCACGAAAAGCACTCCCCATCAACAACAGCACCTTCAAGACCGAGCTCGCGAAGGTCTTTGATCTTTTTATGAAACGGAAAAGGCTCTGAAGAAAAAAGTAAAAAGCAATCTTGGATTTCTTCAAGCTCCATCACTGGATACTTCTCACCTTCATGCAGATCTTTGACCTCTGCTCCGAGTTTTTTTAAGACGGAACCGATATAGGTTTGCGCTCCGACGCCCATCCAAGGATTCTTCCAAATCAAGTAAGCCACTTTCTGAAAATCCTGAGTCGGCGCCTTCACCCAATCTAAGAAGCCAGGAATCCTTTTAGGGTCCCACTTCATCGGGGGATGGGACACGACTTCGGAACACAGACTTGCAAGCTCTGCTAAATAGGGATTGTTGAACTTCTCGGAAAGAATACGGAGTTCTCTTTCTAGTCCCTCTAAAGAATCCACATGAGTTGCTAAATAAGGAAATGGGCAATCTTCTGCCATTTCGAGAGGGTTTTCTTCTTTATCCAAAAGTACTAAATCTGGCTTTAGATCCCCAATCAGGGCCCAGTCAGCCTCTTTGGTTCCGCCAACTACGGGTATGCGCGTAATACTTTGCGGAGGATGAACACAAAATCTTGTCCTTCCGACCACATCTATGCCAGCCCGCAACAGAGTCTCTGTCCATGAGGGTACCATACTCACAACGCGCATCTTTTTCCTCCGATGAAACATCATTACCCACTGAGCCAATTGATGTCAAAACTTGACCGTGTGAATCCATCGACAGAGTATGAAAACCTTCAAACAACACCTGTTGTTTCTTGAGAATTTGAAAGGTTTTAAAATGACAAAGTTTTTTCCTCTTCGCGAAAAGCCAGCTCCAAGCCCTTATAAAAAAGGCGACGTCTTAGTTCTGTTCGGCGAACTTTTTAGCCGCGGTTACGCAAATGGCCTTGTTGAAGAAGCCGAGCGTATCGGAATGACAATTGTCAGAGCGACAGTGGGTCGTCGTGAAAAAGATGGCAACCTGCGCGCCCTTAACGCTGAAGAGACAGCTTCCATTCCTCAACCTTTTATCAATATTCCGCTAGAAGCGGGTTTTGATATGGAACCTGCAAAAAATGGAGTGACTCCTTGTGACCAACTTAAAGACCTCAAAATGTCTGACTGGGATCAAGCAAAGCTTGATTGGCAAGCCATTGATGAGTCACAGGCAAGCGGAGTTGCACGCTTCCGCAAAAACACAGAAGCGTTTTTAAAAGAACTAGAGCAGCATATTCCAGCAGGGGCCAACGTTTTATTCGCCCACTTAATGGCTGGTGGCGTACCTCGCACAAAAATTATTATGCCGCTTTTAAACCGCGCTTTTAAAGGCACCGGTGATCGCCACATCCCTACACAGAGCCTACTTGATTCTGAAATTGGTCAGTTCTGTCTTCGTAACTTCAACGAAGTCACAGCAGAAACTTTCAACCACCTTCTAGATCTTTCAACACCACTTCGTAAAAAGCTAGAAAGCCAAGGGAGCCACGTTTCTTACACAGCATACGGTTACCATGGAACTGAAGTTCTTATTAACGGTGATTATAAGTGGCAAACTTACACTTGCTACTTCCAAGGCTGGGCAAAGATGGCTCTAGAAAAAGTATCCGAGAACTTCTCTGCAAAAGGCGTGAATACTTGTGTTTATAACTGCCCTGAGATCTTAACGAACTCTAGCTCCGTATTCCAAGGGGTTGAAATGTCGCTTTACCCTCTGCTTGAGGCATTAACTAAAGATGCTCCTCATAAAGAAAAAGCTCAGACTATTTTAAATCAATGTAAAGAACTTCTAAAAGATGAAGTTACGTTTGATGAGATCAAAACATTCATCAATGCGTACCTTACAAACCCACTGACTCTTGAGTTTACAAGCTATGAAAAATGGCCTCAACATTCTCGTAAAGATCAGATGGAATACATGCTTGGCAGTTCAGATCATTTGTTTGAAATGCATAAGGATTCAAAAAATCTTATCACTGCAGTTTTAAGTGAAGTTGTTTTCAACTCTTGCGGTTACATCATGCTTCATGACTCTTGGTCTCCAAAGGCTCCAGCTGCTTGGATCGGGCACGACATCGTTGCCCGCTGTGTATAATGTCCCTTCAGGCGGGAAAGAGCTGGGAATTTGATAAACTCAAATTCCACGGCCTTTCCCTCTCGGGAATTCGTACGGCCATCTCGATGCCAGAATTTTCTCTGAGCTTTGATGTTGCTCAAGGATTCCCGTACCTTCTAAATCTTAAGCACTTCTTTTTATCCCACGGCCATTTAGATCATGCTGCCGGAGTGCCTTATATTATTTCCCAAAAGGCGATGACCTCACAGGCTCCGGGCAATTTCTATATGCCGGAAAGTCTTGTTGAGCCGTTAGATCGCATTATGAAGATTTGGCAAGAGATTGAAAAGCATGAGTATCAATACAACTTCATCGCCACTCGCCCTGATGACGAAATTCAATTAAACGCCAATCACTATCTCAAAGCCTTTCCAACGAAACATCGTGTGGACTCTTTGGGCTACACTCTTTTTGAAAAGAATCGCAAACTCAAAAAAGAATATAGCCACTTAAATCAAGATCAGATCATTGATCTCCGCCGTCAAAACATTGATGTGCAAGAGTGGATTCATACTCCCCTAGTCAGCTTTACGGGTGATACTGAAATTGATTTTTTAGACTCTCGACCGTGGATTAAAAAATCTAAGATTCTCATCCTAGAAGCAACTTACTTAGATGAGAGAAAGTCGATTGAGCAAGCCAAGCATTGGGGCCATACCCATCTAGATGAGGTCATACCACGACTAGATGATATTGAAAGTGAACAGATTGTTCTCATTCATGTTTCGAGCCGCTATTCCGATCGCGATATTCAAAAAATCATTCAAGAAAAAATTCCTGTAAAGCACCGTCCTCGCATTGCCGTTTTCCCAGGGCGATGATTTTTTTTCGCTGCCCCAATAAGACTCTGATTCCAAAAAAAAAGATGGCCTCTATGGGCCATCTTTAAAAACTCAAGATAATGTCACGAACTAAAAAAGATCACCCATATCTAGCCATAGCTTGCGGGTCTTCATTTTTTTATTCTTTAAATACTCAACCCACTCAGTGCCATCTTTTTTATTCCAATTTTGCGCCAAGTTAGCTGCAAAAATCAAAGGTGAGTACCCCTGCCCCATTAAGTTTCTAGGCGAACGCAATGCTGTTAACATTTCCGGCCCATAAAAACCTGTTGGCGGTAGCCGATCTCTTTCCGTTAATTCCCCGATGATGATCGCCCCGTTTACTTGCCCCAAGACCGTGCGACTTAAAGGGCCCGATGCCTCATTTTCTGGTGGCAAACCCGCTGTTCCAACGACCACTAAGCCGTTAGCCGTTCTTTTATTTAACGCCTCTACAAGCGCTCTATTTTGATCATTCACTTTTAAGTTAAAGTCAAAAAATACGAAACTTGTCGACTCAGGCAGAGACTCAATCTTCTTTTTAAGGCCCGCATAATCAACTTCACCAGTTTTCTTATAAGGAGTGTGATTGACAATTACACACCCCTTGCAAGAGCGAGAACGCTCTTGAAATAAAGGCTCCACCTTTTCTTGAAACTCTGTCGGAGCCACCTGCCCGAAATAAACCACCGTGGTCTTAGCCACCGCTGCATGGGCCGCTGAGTTTGTCATTAAGCACACAAAAAAAAGAGAAAGCGATCCTAAAACGATCCGAAAATTATTTTTTAAATTAATCATGAGAAAGAGTCTGCCAATGCCAATGGTTTGCTGTCGACTTTTTTAATAAACTAATGAACAATCGACATATGGAGTCATGGCGTCAAGTCTCCCTCTTTTACGATGGGGATAGTTTTTTCAACAGCCTCATCAGAGATATTCGTAACGCACAAAAAAGCGTCATGATTGAATCCTATATTTTTAACTGGGACCGCCTTACTCAAAGCCTCCTTCAAGAGCTCAAATCTGCCCGTAGCCGAGGGGTTGATGTCAAAATTGTCGTCGATGGCTTTGGAGCCTACTATCAAATCCCCCATTTGGACAAATGGTGCTCCGATAATCAGATTGAATTTCGAGTTTTCCATCCACTTCCCTACCCCATGCTATGGGCGCGAAATCTTTTCGTAAAATATGCTCTTTGGCGTGGCTCGTTCCTACGGAAAATCAATCGGCGCACTCATCGAAAGATGACGATCATTGATGAAGAAATTGCCTACGTGGGCAGTATGAACTTCGCTGAATATCACTGTGCCGAATATGTAGGCGATGCTGCGTGGAGAGATACCGGAGCAAGGGTCATCGGCCCCCCAGTGCAAAGACTTATCATGGCCTTTCAAATTTCATATTTAAGAACATACATCAAAGGCTTGATGTCGTGGGTGAACAGATGGAAAGACCGGTCCCCACCTTACTCTAACTTCTTACGACTTAATACGACGCAAAAAATGCGTCGCCAAATGTATCAAGATCTTTTGCGAAAATTCTTAACCGCAGAGTCTCGCATTTATATCACCACTGCTTACTTTCTTCCCAAAAGAGCCATTTTGCGAGCGATGATCAAAGCTGCTGACAAAGGCGTTGATATCAAAATCATTATCCCTGGCAAGTCGGATGTCCCCCTCGTCAAGTGGGCAGCTTTTTTCATTATTCAATGGCTAGTAAAAAAGAAGATCTCCATCTATGAGTATCAACCGAGTATTTTGCATGCTAAGACGATGATTATTGATAACGAAGCTCACGTCGGCTCGTTTAACCTTAATCATCGCAGCCTTCTACATGATTTAGAGGTGGAAGTGATCCTCAATGACCAGTCGAGCCTTGAGAGCATGATCCATCAATGGAACGTGGACCTTAAAAACTCCAAACCGATGACTCAAGATGATGTCAAGAACCCCTCTTGGTTCAGTCGGCAGCTTTATCGCATTGCCTTCAAATTACGTTATATGCTGTGACTTTAAACACAAGGATTTATTGACGTGCTGGGGTTAATTGATGATCCTATAAATCATGAAACCCTATGTAAAAATCGTTGTCACAGGCGGCCCTTCGGGAGGCAAAACTACTCTCATTGATGCACTAAAAAAGGAACTTGGCCAAAAATGTGCCCTCGTTCCTGAAGCAGCTAGTATTCTTTATCGAGGAGGTTTCCCTCGCGCCAAAGAAGACGTGACGACAAAGCATGCGCAAAGAGCCATCTACTTTACTCAAAAAGAATTAGAAGAGCTTGTTTGTCAGACTTCCCAAAAGCCCTTGATCGTTTGCGATCGAGGCTCCTTAGACAGTGCCGCTTACTGGCCTTACGATGAAGACAATTTTTTTAAGAGTTTAAACACATCTCGAGAAACCGAACTAGCTCGCTATGATTGGCTCATCCACCTGGATACAGCCCCGATTGAGTTTTACGATTCCACGAATCCCATTCGCACTGAGACCTTTCAAGAAGCATGGGACCTTAATGAAAAAATTAAAAATGCATGGAAAGGTCACCCTCGTCGTATTGTGATCTCTCACAACAATGACTTCCTTTCCAAAATGACAACATCTCTAGCTGTCATCCAAGCCATCCTCGCACACAAAAGTGCGGACGAAGTGAAGGAGCTTTTAAAATGAAAACACCCATCTTTGTCTTGAGTTTACTATTGAGCTTAAGCCTTCATGCTCAAACCACAGATGTAGACTCCTCTCAAACAGAAGATTCAATTACTTTCGAAGACTCTGCGGCAGCCAATCCCCCTGCAGAAATCGATGAAACTGTCTCTTCTGAAGAAGCGACGTCTTCTACGAAAACTTCGCGCAAAAGCTCTCCGAAGTTAAAGCCACTTTACTTCCAAGCTGATAAAAATAACTTGCAAGTTTTACCTCAGCGCTTTGAGTACACTCTCTTAGATCAAAACCGCCTCAAGGTCGGAAATATCTTAATCGACACTACTGAAATTCAATTTCAGATTGAAAGAACAAACGACAAGAAGAATCCTTATGCGATTCGCTTTCAATGGCCTGCAGGACTTATCAAAGAAGGACAACTAGCGATCAAGAATAATTCTGGGAAAGCTATCTTCAACCGAAATATCCAATCCAGTGACTTAAAGCTGAGTGGCGCCACTACGAATGAAGATGGCCTGATTGTTGAGACA carries:
- a CDS encoding ABC-type transporter, periplasmic component (COG0834 ABC-type amino acid transport/signal transduction systems, periplasmic component/domain) — encoded protein: MSVKVFKILIMVAPKNSRYVLAFLLLFSILLSPQAQAKGERWLIATLEWPPFICSKCPGNGAAGAALRKVLKSENITVEYAFYPFVKARKVADKQNFVGYYPAWREELLEGFELSAPLFSSPLVFLENRKKPLVWKKLSDLKGKKFAVTSGYGNTGEFNKLADDKLIMIEEFLDDDVPLKRLNEGAVDGILMDYSVAQYYLNEVYPQYKKNIEINPRIIEKKELYLVFNSFSKAQRHRFKKILEQYNFAREVDDYFKK
- a CDS encoding ABC-type Fe3+-siderophores transport system protein (COG0614 ABC-type Fe3+-hydroxamate transport system, periplasmic component) encodes the protein MRVVSMVPSWTETLLRAGIDVVGRTRFCVHPPQSITRIPVVGGTKEADWALIGDLKPDLVLLDKEENPLEMAEDCPFPYLATHVDSLEGLERELRILSEKFNNPYLAELASLCSEVVSHPPMKWDPKRIPGFLDWVKAPTQDFQKVAYLIWKNPWMGVGAQTYIGSVLKKLGAEVKDLHEGEKYPVMELEEIQDCFLLFSSEPFPFHKKIKDLRELGLEGAVVDGECFSWFGVRSLEFLAKHLGIKN
- a CDS encoding metallo-beta-lactamase superfamily protein (COG1234 Metal-dependent hydrolases of the beta-lactamase superfamily III); this encodes MSLQAGKSWEFDKLKFHGLSLSGIRTAISMPEFSLSFDVAQGFPYLLNLKHFFLSHGHLDHAAGVPYIISQKAMTSQAPGNFYMPESLVEPLDRIMKIWQEIEKHEYQYNFIATRPDDEIQLNANHYLKAFPTKHRVDSLGYTLFEKNRKLKKEYSHLNQDQIIDLRRQNIDVQEWIHTPLVSFTGDTEIDFLDSRPWIKKSKILILEATYLDERKSIEQAKHWGHTHLDEVIPRLDDIESEQIVLIHVSSRYSDRDIQKIIQEKIPVKHRPRIAVFPGR
- a CDS encoding hypothetical protein (COG0542 ATPases with chaperone activity, ATP-binding subunit), giving the protein MINLKNNFRIVLGSLSLFFVCLMTNSAAHAAVAKTTVVYFGQVAPTEFQEKVEPLFQERSRSCKGCVIVNHTPYKKTGEVDYAGLKKKIESLPESTSFVFFDFNLKVNDQNRALVEALNKRTANGLVVVGTAGLPPENEASGPLSRTVLGQVNGAIIIGELTERDRLPPTGFYGPEMLTALRSPRNLMGQGYSPLIFAANLAQNWNKKDGTEWVEYLKNKKMKTRKLWLDMGDLF
- a CDS encoding cardiolipin synthetase (COG1502 Phosphatidylserine/phosphatidylglycerophosphate/cardiolipin synthases and related enzymes); protein product: MESWRQVSLFYDGDSFFNSLIRDIRNAQKSVMIESYIFNWDRLTQSLLQELKSARSRGVDVKIVVDGFGAYYQIPHLDKWCSDNQIEFRVFHPLPYPMLWARNLFVKYALWRGSFLRKINRRTHRKMTIIDEEIAYVGSMNFAEYHCAEYVGDAAWRDTGARVIGPPVQRLIMAFQISYLRTYIKGLMSWVNRWKDRSPPYSNFLRLNTTQKMRRQMYQDLLRKFLTAESRIYITTAYFLPKRAILRAMIKAADKGVDIKIIIPGKSDVPLVKWAAFFIIQWLVKKKISIYEYQPSILHAKTMIIDNEAHVGSFNLNHRSLLHDLEVEVILNDQSSLESMIHQWNVDLKNSKPMTQDDVKNPSWFSRQLYRIAFKLRYML
- a CDS encoding hypothetical protein (COG1224 DNA helicase TIP49, TBP-interacting protein) encodes the protein MKPYVKIVVTGGPSGGKTTLIDALKKELGQKCALVPEAASILYRGGFPRAKEDVTTKHAQRAIYFTQKELEELVCQTSQKPLIVCDRGSLDSAAYWPYDEDNFFKSLNTSRETELARYDWLIHLDTAPIEFYDSTNPIRTETFQEAWDLNEKIKNAWKGHPRRIVISHNNDFLSKMTTSLAVIQAILAHKSADEVKELLK